The following coding sequences lie in one Vicugna pacos chromosome 5, VicPac4, whole genome shotgun sequence genomic window:
- the NABP1 gene encoding SOSS complex subunit B2 isoform X1, translating to MNGVNDPPLFIKDIKPGLKNLNVVFIVLEIGRVTKTKDGHEVRSCKVADKTGSITISVWDEIGGLIQPGDIIRLTRGYASMWKGCLTLYTGRGGELQKIGEFCMVYSEVPNFSEPNPDYRGQQNKGAHSEQKNNSMSSNMGTGTFGPVGNGVQTGPEARGCQFSYAGRSNGRGPINPQLPGTADNQTVMTTISNGRDPRRAFKR from the exons ATGAACGGGGTTAACGACCCCCCTCTTTTTATAAAAGATATTAAGCCCGGACTGAAAAACTTAAATGTCGTCTTTATTGTCCTGGAGATAG GACGCGTGACCAAAACCAAAGACGGCCATGAAGTGAGATCATGCAAAGTAGCAGATAAAACGGGCAGCATCACTATTTCCGTGTGGGATGAAATCGGAGGTCTTATACAGCCAGGGGATATTATTCGGTTGACCAGAGG gtATGCATCCATGTGGAAAGGATGTCTGACGCTTTATACTGGAAGGGGTGGAGAACTTCAAAAAATTGGGGA ATTTTGTATGGTTTATTCTGAAGTGCCAAATTTCAGTGAACCTAACCCAGATTACCGAGGACAACAGAACAAAGGG GCACACAGTGAACAGAAGAATAATTCCATGAGTAGTAATATGGGTACAGGTACATTTGGACCAGTGG gaAACGGGGTTCAAACTGGCCCAGAAGCAAGGGGATGCCAGTTTTCATATGCTGGTAGAAGCAATGGCCGGGGACCTATAAATCCACAGCTACCAGGAACAGCTGATAATCAAACAGTCATGACGACAATAAGTAATGGCAGGGACCCTCGGAGAGCCTTTAAAAGATGA
- the NABP1 gene encoding SOSS complex subunit B2 isoform X2, with translation MWKGCLTLYTGRGGELQKIGEFCMVYSEVPNFSEPNPDYRGQQNKGAHSEQKNNSMSSNMGTGTFGPVGNGVQTGPEARGCQFSYAGRSNGRGPINPQLPGTADNQTVMTTISNGRDPRRAFKR, from the exons ATGTGGAAAGGATGTCTGACGCTTTATACTGGAAGGGGTGGAGAACTTCAAAAAATTGGGGA ATTTTGTATGGTTTATTCTGAAGTGCCAAATTTCAGTGAACCTAACCCAGATTACCGAGGACAACAGAACAAAGGG GCACACAGTGAACAGAAGAATAATTCCATGAGTAGTAATATGGGTACAGGTACATTTGGACCAGTGG gaAACGGGGTTCAAACTGGCCCAGAAGCAAGGGGATGCCAGTTTTCATATGCTGGTAGAAGCAATGGCCGGGGACCTATAAATCCACAGCTACCAGGAACAGCTGATAATCAAACAGTCATGACGACAATAAGTAATGGCAGGGACCCTCGGAGAGCCTTTAAAAGATGA